Proteins from a genomic interval of Lolium perenne isolate Kyuss_39 chromosome 1, Kyuss_2.0, whole genome shotgun sequence:
- the LOC127327220 gene encoding putative FBD-associated F-box protein At5g56440, protein MEMGSDLGDAKRMNLAAPGIHEVAPPMPATPTPEAIDLEAMVVEKSAEPPPGAEKDEGQLLDHISCVSDHILGEIISLLPLKEGARTQVLSSRWRHLWRHAPLNLDFRGLPASDNMLSSRCVLVSDILAAHKGSGRRLCLPGNHIQCRADALDAWLRSPALNNLQELEFYFYGKRYCAPDLVLLLPPPASIFRCSSTLRVAIISNCYLTDDAVETLRFKQLRRLALVHVKISEVSLHKIISTGCPGLECLLLSTISGVRCHRINSPTLRSIGICSSSDELIIEDAPSLESLLYPEMNKRMKTTVISAPKLETLGCIPEKYRDSRIVFGSTVIQAGLRIDSLTTVVRTVKILAIHMPFFDQDTVIDLMRCFPCLEKLYAKEANQPCEQNRWNRKNWNLLTSLDFRLRTIVLRCYCKTYFQVNFATFFMLNSRMLETMRLEVASCNYNEHFFAEQHEMLQMEKRASRGARLCFTTGCHHEVSGTMHLDDLDSTDPFDCGC, encoded by the exons ATGGAGATGGGGTCGGACCTCGGAGATGCCAAGCGTATGAACCTAGCTGCACCGGGGATCCACGAAGTGGCACCGCCGATGCCGGCAACGCCGACTCCAGAAGCGATAGATCTGGAAGCCATGGTCGTGGAGAAGAGCGCAGAACCGCCGCCCGGAGCGGAGAAAGATGAAGGACAGTTGCTGGACCACATCAGCTGCGTCTCCGACCACATCCTCGGTGAGATCATCTCCCTCCTCCCCCTCAAGGAAGGCGCCCGCACCCAGGTCCTCTCGTcccggtggcgccacctctggcgccACGCCCCTCTCAACCTCGACTTCCGTGGCCTCCCCGCCTCCGACAACATGCTGTCGTCGCGATGTGTCCTGGTGAGCGACATCCTCGCCGCCCACAAGggctccggccgccgcctctgCCTCCCCGGTAACCACATCCAGTGCCGAGCCGATGCGCTGGACGCCTGGCTCCGGTCCCCCGCCCTCAACAACCTCCAGGAGCTCGAGTTCTACTTCTACGGCAAAAGATACTGCGCTCCGGATCTAGTATTGCTGCTACCGCCGCCGGCGTCCATCTTCCGGTGCTCGTCCACTCTCCGGGTTGCAATTATCAGCAACTGCTATCTCACGGACGACGCCGTCGAAACGCTTCGCTTCAAACAGCTCAGGAGGCTCGCGCTCGTACATGTCAAGATCTCGGAGGTCTCACTGCACAAGATTATCTCTACGGGCTGTCCTGGCCTGGAGTGCTTGCTGCTTAGTACCATTTCGGGCGTCCGCTGTCACCGGATCAACTCCCCCACCCTTAGAAGCATTGGCATTTGTTCTAGCTCAGATGAACTCATCATCGAGGACGCCCCGTCGCTTGAAAGCCTGCTCTATCCTGAAATGAATAAGCGGATGAAAACTACGGTTATCTCCGCGCCTAAACTTGAGACTCTGGGCTGCATTCCTGAAAAATATAGAGATTCCAGAATCGTGTTTGGCTCCACAGTTATCCAG GCGGGGTTGCGCATTGATAGCCTGACAACGGTGGTGCGCACTGTCAAGATCTTGGCCATCCATATGCCATTTTTTGATCAGGATACGGTTATTGACTTGATGAGATGCTTTCCGTGCTTGGAAAAGTTGTATGCGAAGGAG GCAAATCAGCCATGTGAACAAAATAGATGGAACCGTAAAAACTGGAACCTTCTCACATCTCTTGACTTCCGTTTGAGGACAATAGTGCTGAGATGTTATTGCAAGACCTACTTCCAAGTTAACTTCGCCACATTCTTCATGCTGAACTCAAGAATGCTAGAGACAATGAGGCTCGAGGTCGCATCCTGCAATTACAACGAGCACTTCTTTGCAGAACAACATGAGATGCTCCAGATGGAGAAGAGGGCATCTAGAGGTGCTCGGCTTTGCTTTACAACTGGCTGTCACCATGAAGTTTCAGGTACCATGCATCTCGATGATTTGGATTCTACCGACCCCTTCGATTGTGGA